The following coding sequences are from one Clostridioides difficile ATCC 9689 = DSM 1296 window:
- the thyX gene encoding FAD-dependent thymidylate synthase has protein sequence MKVKLISHTPEPEKVIAMAAKLCYSPVGTDEIEKDLTDESIEKFLNMLLSIGHGSILEHASFTFSIEGISRACSHQIVRHRIASFSQQSQRYVKLEQFEYIIPPEIEKIEKAKELFIDSMKKDQENYDKLVEILFENHYNDLIKNGKNEKTAKRQAEKKAIEDARYVFPNACETKMVFTINARSLFNFFEHRCCERAQWEIRNLAVEMLREVKKVAPILFKKTGPSCVNGSCPEGTMTCGDIVQVREKFKAL, from the coding sequence ATGAAAGTAAAATTAATATCACATACACCTGAACCAGAAAAAGTAATAGCTATGGCAGCTAAGCTATGTTATTCACCAGTTGGGACAGACGAAATAGAAAAAGACTTAACAGATGAAAGTATAGAGAAATTTTTAAATATGTTATTAAGTATAGGTCATGGGTCAATATTAGAACATGCTTCATTTACATTTTCAATAGAAGGTATTTCAAGGGCATGTTCACATCAAATTGTTAGACATCGTATAGCTAGTTTTTCACAACAAAGTCAAAGATATGTTAAATTAGAACAATTTGAGTACATAATTCCTCCAGAAATAGAAAAAATAGAAAAGGCAAAAGAGTTATTTATAGACTCCATGAAAAAAGACCAAGAGAATTATGATAAGTTAGTTGAAATATTGTTTGAAAATCATTATAATGACCTAATAAAAAACGGTAAAAATGAGAAAACAGCTAAAAGACAAGCTGAGAAGAAAGCAATAGAAGATGCTAGATACGTATTTCCAAATGCATGTGAAACAAAAATGGTATTTACTATAAATGCTAGAAGTTTGTTTAATTTCTTTGAACATAGATGCTGTGAAAGAGCACAGTGGGAAATAAGAAATTTAGCTGTGGAGATGTTAAGAGAGGTTAAAAAGGTTGCTCCTATATTATTTAAAAAGACTGGTCCAAGTTGTGTAAATGGAAGTTGTCCAGAAGGAACTATGACTTGTGGAGATATAGTTCAAGTTAGAGAAAAATTTAAGGCCTTGTAG
- the rplJ gene encoding 50S ribosomal protein L10 translates to MRKAIEIKSEVVSEIVEKLQKSSAAVVVDYKGLTVEEVTELRKQMREAGVDYKVYKNTLVRRAAKEVGIEQFNDELLVGTNAIAFGYDDPVAPARILKGFMDSHPKMKLKMGIVEGAFYDESKIVEMANIPSREVLIAKLLGSLKAPVSNFAYLIDAIAKKAEGQEEA, encoded by the coding sequence ATGAGAAAAGCTATAGAAATTAAATCAGAAGTTGTTTCTGAGATAGTTGAAAAGTTACAAAAATCTTCTGCTGCTGTTGTTGTAGATTACAAAGGATTAACAGTTGAAGAAGTAACTGAGTTAAGAAAACAAATGAGAGAAGCTGGTGTAGATTACAAAGTATACAAAAATACTTTAGTTAGAAGAGCAGCTAAAGAAGTTGGTATAGAGCAATTTAATGATGAATTATTAGTTGGAACTAATGCCATAGCATTTGGATATGATGATCCAGTTGCTCCAGCTAGAATATTAAAAGGATTCATGGATTCTCATCCAAAAATGAAATTAAAGATGGGTATTGTGGAAGGTGCATTCTATGATGAATCTAAGATTGTTGAAATGGCTAACATACCATCAAGAGAAGTTCTTATCGCTAAATTACTTGGTAGCTTAAAAGCTCCAGTATCAAACTTCGCATACTTAATAGATGCAATAGCGAAAAAGGCAGAAGGTCAAGAAGAAGCTTAA
- a CDS encoding Mini-ribonuclease 3, producing MEKTELVTMSPLVLAYLGDTVYETYIREYLIRQNTQRKVNDLHKLAIKYVKAKAQATIIHEIEIELTEEESKIYKRGRNQKSNTSPKNADIIDYKHATGFEALVGYLYLNNEIERLQYIINKGIKIIERDM from the coding sequence ATGGAAAAAACTGAATTAGTTACTATGTCACCATTAGTTTTAGCATACTTAGGTGATACAGTGTATGAGACATATATAAGAGAATATTTAATTAGACAGAATACACAAAGAAAAGTTAATGATTTGCATAAACTAGCTATAAAGTATGTAAAAGCTAAAGCTCAGGCAACTATAATTCATGAAATTGAAATTGAGTTAACTGAAGAAGAGAGTAAAATTTATAAAAGGGGAAGAAATCAAAAGTCAAATACTTCTCCTAAGAATGCAGATATTATAGACTACAAACATGCAACTGGGTTTGAGGCATTAGTTGGATATTTGTATTTAAATAATGAAATAGAGAGACTTCAATATATTATCAATAAAGGAATCAAAATTATTGAAAGAGATATGTAA
- the rpmG gene encoding 50S ribosomal protein L33: MRVKVTLACTECKQRNYNTTKNKKNNPDRIELQKYCRFCKKHTTHKETK, from the coding sequence ATGAGAGTTAAAGTAACTTTAGCATGTACAGAGTGTAAGCAAAGAAACTACAACACTACTAAGAATAAGAAAAACAATCCAGACAGAATAGAATTACAAAAATATTGTAGATTCTGTAAAAAGCATACAACTCATAAAGAAACAAAATAG
- the nusG gene encoding transcription termination/antitermination protein NusG — MSELQEASWYVVHTYSGHENKVKATIEKAVKTRGMEDCIRQVVVPTEEVVETTKTGKEKTRQRKVYPSYVLVKMIITDESWYVVRNTKGVTGFVGPGSKPVPLSEDEVKAMGIDTTDPKVVNSDIDFEIGDTVKVSQGPFSGQIGNIEEIDLENREVKVCINAFGKRTLFVIELEGIEKI; from the coding sequence ATGTCAGAATTACAAGAAGCAAGTTGGTATGTAGTTCATACCTATTCGGGACATGAAAATAAAGTTAAAGCTACAATTGAGAAAGCAGTTAAAACAAGAGGTATGGAAGACTGCATAAGACAAGTAGTTGTTCCAACAGAAGAAGTAGTGGAAACTACTAAAACTGGAAAAGAAAAAACTAGACAACGTAAAGTTTATCCAAGTTATGTTTTGGTTAAAATGATAATAACTGATGAATCTTGGTATGTAGTAAGAAATACTAAGGGAGTTACAGGTTTCGTTGGACCTGGTTCAAAACCAGTGCCATTAAGTGAAGACGAAGTCAAAGCTATGGGGATAGACACAACAGATCCTAAAGTAGTAAATAGCGATATTGATTTTGAAATAGGAGATACAGTAAAAGTATCTCAAGGACCATTTAGTGGACAAATAGGTAACATAGAAGAAATTGACTTAGAAAATAGAGAAGTCAAAGTATGCATAAATGCATTTGGTAAAAGGACTCTATTTGTAATAGAGCTTGAAGGTATAGAAAAAATCTAA
- the secE gene encoding preprotein translocase subunit SecE — protein sequence MAAQKNDGAKTKKRFSLFGYLKETKQELKRVTWPTKKELFKNTSIVLTVVISCTILVWGIDTILSGALALLLK from the coding sequence ATGGCTGCCCAAAAAAATGACGGTGCAAAAACTAAAAAAAGGTTTAGTTTGTTTGGATACTTAAAAGAAACTAAACAAGAATTAAAAAGAGTTACATGGCCGACAAAAAAGGAACTGTTTAAAAACACAAGTATAGTTTTAACTGTAGTTATTTCATGCACTATATTAGTATGGGGTATAGACACTATATTATCTGGTGCACTAGCGTTATTACTAAAATAG
- the sigH gene encoding RNA polymerase sporulation sigma factor SigH: MLVAKEKSYELVDNCQQDEYNIVLRASEGDKIALEYIITKYRNFVKAKAKSYFLIGADKEDIIQEGMIGLYKAVRDFDGSKTNSFKCFAEICITRQIITAIKTATRQKHIPLNSYVSLNKPIYDEESDRTLLDIIATSIVTDPEELIISKEELKNIESKMNELLSDLELEVLELYLNGKSYQFIADKLKRDVKSIDNALQRVKRKLEKHLENRND; the protein is encoded by the coding sequence ATGTTGGTAGCAAAAGAAAAAAGTTATGAGTTAGTGGACAATTGTCAGCAGGATGAGTATAACATTGTATTAAGAGCAAGTGAAGGGGATAAAATAGCACTAGAGTACATTATTACTAAATACAGAAATTTTGTAAAGGCAAAAGCAAAGTCATATTTTTTAATTGGAGCAGATAAAGAAGATATAATACAAGAAGGAATGATAGGCCTTTATAAGGCAGTTAGAGATTTTGATGGAAGTAAGACCAATTCATTTAAATGTTTTGCGGAGATATGTATAACAAGACAAATAATAACTGCTATAAAAACTGCAACAAGACAAAAACATATACCTTTAAATTCATATGTTTCTTTGAATAAACCAATATATGATGAAGAGTCAGACAGAACACTTTTAGATATTATAGCTACAAGTATAGTAACAGATCCAGAAGAGCTTATAATTAGTAAAGAAGAGTTAAAAAATATAGAATCAAAAATGAACGAATTGTTAAGTGACTTGGAATTAGAAGTACTAGAATTATATTTAAATGGAAAGTCATACCAGTTTATAGCGGACAAGCTTAAAAGAGATGTAAAGTCAATAGATAACGCTTTACAAAGGGTTAAGAGAAAATTAGAAAAACATCTTGAAAACAGAAATGATTAA
- the rplA gene encoding 50S ribosomal protein L1 — protein MAKKGKRYAGALEKVDRTKFYDASEALTLVSDIAGAKFDETVEAHIKLGVDSRHADQQVRGAVVLPHGTGKTKRVLVFAKGEKAKEAEQAGADFVGAEELVQKIQGENWFDFDIVVATPDMMGVVGRLGRVLGPKGLMPNPKSGTVTFDVAKAIDEIKAGKVEYRLDKTNIIHVPVGKVSFGGEKLTENFTALMDAIIKAKPAAAKGQYLRSITVASSMGPGVKINPARTAE, from the coding sequence ATGGCTAAAAAAGGTAAAAGATATGCAGGTGCATTAGAAAAAGTAGATAGAACTAAATTTTATGATGCATCAGAAGCATTAACATTAGTTTCAGATATAGCTGGAGCTAAATTTGATGAGACAGTAGAAGCACACATTAAATTAGGTGTTGACTCAAGACATGCTGACCAACAAGTAAGAGGTGCAGTTGTATTACCTCATGGAACTGGTAAAACAAAAAGAGTTTTAGTTTTTGCTAAAGGTGAAAAAGCTAAAGAAGCTGAACAAGCTGGTGCTGACTTTGTAGGAGCTGAAGAATTAGTTCAAAAAATACAAGGTGAAAACTGGTTTGACTTTGATATAGTAGTTGCTACTCCAGATATGATGGGTGTAGTAGGTAGATTAGGTAGAGTATTAGGACCTAAAGGTTTAATGCCAAACCCTAAATCAGGAACAGTTACATTTGATGTAGCTAAAGCTATAGATGAAATAAAAGCTGGTAAAGTTGAATACAGATTAGACAAAACTAACATAATACACGTTCCAGTAGGAAAAGTATCATTTGGTGGAGAAAAATTAACTGAAAACTTTACTGCATTAATGGATGCTATAATAAAAGCTAAACCAGCTGCTGCTAAAGGACAATATTTAAGAAGTATAACAGTAGCTTCTTCAATGGGACCTGGAGTTAAAATAAACCCAGCAAGAACAGCTGAATAA
- the gltX gene encoding glutamate--tRNA ligase: MNVRVRFAPSPTGFVHIGSLRTALYNYLFAKKMGGEYILRVEDTDQSRLVEGAIENMLNAMKWAGVNHSEGVILDDSGKVVQKGEYGPYIQSQRLDIYQEYIKQLLDSGKAYYCFCTKERLDEVRDAQRAAGETAKYDGHCKNLSKEEVEANIKAGIPYVIRLRLPENHTIKFTDLVRGDMEFNTNDLDDQVLMKTDGFPTYHFAVVVDDYLMKITHVIRGEEWVSSTPKHVYLYEAFGWEAPVFVHLPNILNKEKKKLSKRQGDVAVEDFKKKGYLPEGLVNYVALVGWSPEDNQELFTMEELEKAFSVERVSKSGGVFDTEKLNWVNQHYIKDGDDAYLTDLAIPFLIEDGFITEEEATNKYDFLKSMISVLKEKLQYVKEVTEHASIFFGDKIEVETEEGREFLRLEHIPTLIDALREKIEKTEVLNAEFVQAMLKEIQKEYKIKGKNLFMGSRIILTGQMHGPDLPKVMEVLGKETCLNRIAYVKNNIL, from the coding sequence ATGAATGTAAGAGTAAGGTTTGCACCAAGTCCAACAGGATTTGTACATATAGGTAGTTTGAGAACTGCTTTATATAACTATTTATTTGCAAAAAAAATGGGCGGAGAATATATATTAAGAGTGGAAGATACAGACCAAAGTAGATTAGTAGAAGGTGCTATAGAGAATATGCTTAATGCTATGAAATGGGCTGGTGTCAACCATAGTGAAGGTGTTATATTAGATGATAGTGGAAAAGTAGTACAAAAAGGAGAATATGGTCCATATATTCAATCTCAAAGATTAGATATATACCAAGAATATATAAAGCAACTTTTAGATAGTGGAAAAGCTTACTACTGTTTCTGTACAAAAGAAAGACTGGATGAAGTAAGAGATGCTCAAAGAGCAGCAGGAGAAACAGCTAAATATGATGGTCATTGTAAGAATCTTTCTAAAGAAGAAGTAGAAGCGAATATAAAAGCAGGAATACCATATGTTATAAGATTAAGATTGCCAGAGAATCATACAATTAAGTTTACAGACTTAGTTAGAGGAGATATGGAATTTAATACTAATGACTTAGATGACCAAGTATTAATGAAAACAGATGGATTTCCAACTTATCATTTTGCAGTAGTTGTTGATGACTATTTGATGAAAATTACACATGTTATAAGAGGAGAAGAATGGGTATCATCTACTCCAAAACATGTTTATTTATATGAAGCTTTTGGATGGGAAGCACCTGTATTTGTGCATTTACCAAATATACTTAATAAAGAAAAGAAAAAATTAAGTAAAAGACAAGGTGATGTAGCTGTTGAAGACTTTAAGAAAAAAGGATATTTACCAGAGGGATTAGTAAACTATGTAGCATTAGTTGGTTGGTCTCCTGAAGATAATCAAGAATTGTTTACAATGGAGGAATTAGAAAAAGCGTTCTCTGTAGAAAGAGTATCTAAAAGTGGTGGAGTATTTGATACTGAAAAATTAAATTGGGTTAATCAGCACTATATAAAAGATGGTGATGATGCTTATCTAACAGACTTAGCAATACCATTTTTAATAGAAGATGGATTTATAACAGAAGAAGAAGCTACTAATAAATATGATTTCTTAAAGAGTATGATATCAGTACTTAAAGAGAAATTACAATATGTAAAAGAAGTTACTGAACATGCAAGTATATTTTTTGGAGATAAAATAGAGGTAGAAACTGAAGAGGGAAGAGAGTTCTTAAGATTAGAACATATACCTACTTTAATAGATGCTTTGAGAGAAAAAATAGAAAAAACAGAGGTATTAAATGCTGAGTTTGTTCAAGCTATGCTTAAAGAAATACAAAAAGAGTACAAAATAAAAGGGAAAAATTTATTTATGGGCTCAAGAATAATTTTGACAGGGCAAATGCATGGTCCAGATTTACCAAAAGTAATGGAAGTTTTAGGAAAAGAAACTTGCTTAAATAGAATAGCTTATGTAAAAAATAATATATTATAG
- the rplL gene encoding 50S ribosomal protein L7/L12, protein MTIEQILEAIENMKVLELNELVKAAEEKFGVSASAPVMVAGAAAGGPAAEEKTEFDVVLTDVGSSKVGVIKAVREITGLGLKEAKEVVDNAPKTVKEGASKEEADQIKEKLEAAGAKVEVK, encoded by the coding sequence ATGACAATAGAACAAATATTAGAAGCTATAGAAAATATGAAAGTTTTAGAATTAAATGAATTAGTTAAAGCTGCTGAAGAAAAATTCGGTGTATCAGCTTCAGCTCCAGTAATGGTAGCTGGTGCAGCTGCTGGTGGACCAGCTGCTGAAGAAAAAACTGAGTTTGATGTAGTATTAACTGACGTTGGTTCTTCAAAAGTTGGAGTTATAAAAGCAGTTAGAGAAATAACAGGATTAGGATTAAAAGAAGCTAAAGAAGTAGTTGACAATGCTCCTAAGACAGTTAAAGAAGGAGCTTCTAAAGAAGAAGCTGATCAAATAAAAGAGAAATTAGAAGCTGCTGGAGCTAAAGTAGAAGTTAAGTAG
- a CDS encoding NYN domain-containing protein, whose translation MKKNINHYLIIDGYNIINAWDNLKELAKEDLEDSREKLIDDIIEFSEFMGYKTIIVFDAYNVKNSREKVEKRKHITIVYTREHQTADSYIEKFITSLSKYDDVKVATNDYAEQQMILGKGATRMSARELKLELDRSKNKMKEKNIGLRKKIQRNWLEERLDKETLSKLENIRRKR comes from the coding sequence ATGAAAAAAAATATAAATCATTACTTAATAATAGATGGCTACAATATTATAAATGCGTGGGACAATTTGAAAGAACTGGCTAAAGAGGACTTAGAAGATTCTCGAGAAAAGCTTATTGATGACATTATAGAATTTTCTGAGTTTATGGGTTATAAGACTATAATAGTTTTTGATGCTTATAATGTTAAAAATTCTCGAGAAAAAGTTGAAAAAAGAAAACACATAACAATAGTTTATACAAGAGAACACCAAACAGCAGATAGTTATATAGAGAAATTTATAACTTCTTTATCAAAGTATGATGATGTAAAAGTAGCCACTAATGACTATGCAGAACAGCAAATGATTTTAGGAAAAGGTGCTACTAGAATGTCTGCAAGAGAATTAAAGTTAGAGTTAGATCGTTCCAAGAATAAAATGAAGGAAAAAAATATCGGTTTGAGGAAAAAAATTCAGCGAAATTGGTTGGAGGAAAGGTTAGATAAAGAAACATTGTCGAAACTTGAGAACATTCGTAGAAAGCGTTGA
- the cysS gene encoding cysteine--tRNA ligase: protein MKVYNTLTRTKEEFVPLEEGKVKMYVCGPTVYNYIHIGNARPFIIFDTLRRYLEYRGYDVTYVQNFTDVDDKIINRSHEEGISPEEVAAKYIKEYFVDCDGLGIKRATVHPQVTDNIQQIIEFIKELEDKGYAYAVNGDVYFDTNKFEGYGKLSGQKQEDLEAGARIEVNDQKRHPMDFVLWKAKKEGEPGWDSPWGEGRPGWHIECSVMSKRYLGETIDIHAGGQDLTFPHHENEIAQSEARSGKTFSKYWMHNGYININDEKMSKSKGNFFTVRDISKLYDLEIVRFFMLSAHYRNPVNFSDEMLNQAKAGLERLYNTKEKLEFTLSNLVESPLTEKEVELVKELDDFRQKFIDAMDDDVNTADAVSVIFELAKLINSNVDENSSLEFAKKCLDEFNELTGVLNIVNKKKDTVLDKDIEELIQKRTDAKKNKEFQLADDIRQQLLDMGIVLEDTRQGVKWKRI from the coding sequence GTGAAAGTTTATAATACATTGACTAGAACAAAAGAAGAATTTGTTCCATTAGAAGAAGGAAAGGTAAAAATGTATGTGTGTGGTCCAACAGTTTATAACTATATACACATAGGTAATGCAAGACCATTTATAATATTTGATACTCTAAGAAGGTATTTAGAGTATAGAGGATATGATGTAACTTATGTACAAAACTTTACAGATGTTGATGATAAGATTATAAATAGAAGTCATGAGGAGGGAATATCTCCTGAAGAAGTTGCGGCTAAGTATATAAAAGAATATTTTGTAGACTGTGATGGGCTAGGAATAAAAAGAGCTACTGTTCATCCTCAGGTTACAGATAATATACAACAGATTATAGAGTTTATAAAAGAGTTGGAAGATAAGGGATATGCATATGCAGTAAATGGTGATGTATATTTTGATACAAATAAGTTTGAAGGTTATGGAAAACTTTCAGGTCAAAAACAAGAAGATTTAGAGGCAGGGGCTAGAATTGAGGTTAATGACCAAAAAAGACATCCTATGGACTTTGTTCTTTGGAAGGCAAAAAAAGAAGGTGAGCCAGGATGGGATAGCCCTTGGGGAGAAGGTAGACCAGGATGGCATATAGAATGTTCTGTTATGTCTAAGAGATATTTAGGTGAAACAATTGATATACATGCAGGTGGGCAAGATTTAACATTCCCACATCATGAAAATGAAATAGCTCAAAGTGAAGCTAGAAGTGGAAAAACATTCTCAAAATACTGGATGCATAATGGATATATAAATATAAATGATGAAAAGATGAGTAAATCAAAAGGTAATTTCTTTACAGTAAGAGATATATCAAAATTATATGATTTAGAGATAGTAAGATTTTTCATGTTATCAGCACATTATAGAAATCCAGTAAACTTTAGTGATGAGATGTTAAATCAAGCTAAAGCAGGTCTTGAAAGACTATATAATACTAAAGAAAAATTAGAATTTACGCTAAGTAATTTAGTAGAATCTCCGTTAACAGAAAAAGAAGTAGAGCTTGTTAAAGAATTAGATGACTTTAGACAAAAATTCATAGATGCTATGGATGATGATGTTAATACAGCAGACGCAGTAAGTGTAATATTTGAATTAGCTAAGTTAATAAATTCTAATGTAGATGAAAATTCTTCTTTGGAGTTTGCTAAAAAATGCTTAGATGAATTTAATGAACTTACAGGAGTATTAAATATTGTAAATAAGAAAAAGGATACTGTATTAGATAAAGACATTGAAGAATTGATACAAAAAAGAACTGATGCAAAGAAAAATAAAGAGTTTCAATTAGCTGATGATATTAGACAACAATTACTAGATATGGGAATTGTATTAGAAGACACAAGACAAGGTGTTAAGTGGAAAAGGATATAA
- the rplK gene encoding 50S ribosomal protein L11 codes for MAKKVIGQIKLQIPAGKATPAPPVGPALGQHGVNIMGFTKEFNAKTADQAGMIIPVVITVYQDRSFSFITKTPPAAVLIKKALNLKSGSGEPNKKKVAKMTSAQVREIAELKMPDLNAASVEAAMSMIAGTARSMGVVIED; via the coding sequence ATGGCTAAAAAAGTTATAGGTCAAATAAAATTACAAATACCTGCAGGAAAGGCTACTCCAGCGCCACCAGTTGGACCAGCATTAGGACAACATGGTGTTAATATAATGGGATTCACAAAAGAATTTAATGCTAAAACTGCAGATCAAGCTGGAATGATAATACCAGTTGTTATAACTGTATATCAAGATAGATCATTCAGTTTTATAACAAAAACTCCACCAGCTGCAGTTTTAATTAAAAAAGCATTAAACTTAAAATCAGGTTCTGGAGAACCAAACAAGAAAAAAGTTGCTAAAATGACTTCAGCTCAAGTAAGAGAAATAGCTGAATTAAAGATGCCTGACTTAAATGCTGCATCAGTAGAAGCTGCTATGAGTATGATAGCTGGTACTGCTAGAAGCATGGGTGTTGTAATCGAAGACTAA
- the rlmB gene encoding 23S rRNA (guanosine(2251)-2'-O)-methyltransferase RlmB, producing MASIEGRNPVIEAIKSDREIDKILIANSAKEGSIKKIIGMAKDKNIIIQYVDKHKLDEVSTSHSHQGVIAYASEYKYYELDELIDLAKNKDEDPFFIILDEITDPHNLGSIIRTADAVGAHGVIIPKRRSVHITPVVAKASAGAVEYMPVCKVTNIVNTIKRLKEEGLWIAAADMDGETFYKQNLTGPLGVVIGSEGFGISRLVKQNCDFIVKMPMIGNVTSLNASVAGGILLYEIFRQRLDKSK from the coding sequence TTGGCGAGTATAGAAGGAAGAAATCCGGTAATAGAAGCAATAAAAAGCGACAGAGAAATAGATAAAATATTAATTGCAAATTCAGCTAAAGAAGGTTCAATTAAGAAAATAATAGGAATGGCTAAAGATAAGAATATAATTATTCAGTATGTTGATAAACATAAGCTAGATGAAGTAAGTACAAGTCATTCACATCAAGGTGTAATAGCTTATGCAAGTGAGTATAAGTATTATGAATTAGATGAGCTAATAGATTTAGCAAAGAATAAAGATGAAGACCCATTTTTCATTATATTAGATGAGATAACAGACCCACATAATTTGGGTTCAATAATAAGGACAGCAGATGCAGTAGGAGCACATGGAGTTATCATTCCAAAAAGAAGGTCTGTACACATAACTCCTGTAGTTGCCAAAGCATCTGCTGGAGCAGTAGAATATATGCCAGTTTGCAAGGTAACCAATATAGTTAATACAATAAAAAGACTCAAAGAAGAAGGGCTGTGGATTGCTGCAGCTGATATGGATGGAGAAACTTTTTATAAACAAAATCTTACTGGTCCTCTTGGTGTAGTAATTGGAAGTGAAGGTTTTGGAATATCTAGATTGGTTAAACAAAACTGTGACTTTATAGTAAAAATGCCAATGATAGGTAATGTTACATCTTTAAATGCATCTGTAGCAGGTGGAATACTTTTATATGAGATATTCAGACAAAGACTGGATAAAAGTAAATAG
- the tuf gene encoding elongation factor Tu has translation MAKAKYERTKPHVNIGTIGHVDHGKTTLTAAITKTLYDRYQLGEAVDFANIDKAPEERERGITISTAHVEYETPNRHYAHVDCPGHADYVKNMITGAAQMDGAILVCSATDGPMPQTREHILLSRQVGVPYIVVFLNKCDMVDDEELLELVEMEVRDLLTEYDFPGDDTPIVRGSALMALEDPKSEWGDKIVELFEQIDEYIPAPERDTDKPFLMPVEDVFSITGRGTVATGRVERGVLKVQDEVELVGLTEAPRKVVVTGVEMFRKLLDQAQAGDNIGALLRGVQRNEIERGQVLAKTGSVKAHTKFTAEVYVLKKEEGGRHTPFFDGYRPQFYFRTTDVTGACKLPEGIEMVMPGDNVTMEVDLINSIVVEEGLRFSIREGGRTVASGVVATIIE, from the coding sequence ATGGCTAAAGCTAAATACGAAAGAACAAAACCTCATGTTAATATAGGGACAATAGGACACGTAGACCACGGTAAAACTACATTAACAGCAGCAATAACAAAAACATTATATGACAGATATCAATTAGGAGAAGCAGTAGATTTCGCAAACATAGATAAAGCTCCAGAAGAAAGAGAAAGAGGAATCACAATATCAACAGCACACGTTGAGTATGAAACACCAAATAGACACTATGCACACGTTGACTGCCCAGGGCATGCTGACTACGTTAAGAACATGATAACAGGAGCAGCACAAATGGACGGAGCAATATTAGTTTGTTCAGCAACAGATGGACCAATGCCACAAACAAGAGAGCATATACTATTATCAAGACAAGTTGGAGTACCATATATAGTAGTATTCTTAAACAAATGTGACATGGTAGATGATGAAGAGTTATTAGAGTTAGTAGAGATGGAAGTAAGAGATTTATTAACAGAATATGATTTCCCAGGAGATGACACTCCAATAGTAAGAGGTTCAGCATTAATGGCATTAGAAGATCCAAAGAGTGAGTGGGGAGATAAGATAGTAGAATTATTCGAGCAAATAGATGAGTATATACCAGCTCCAGAGAGAGATACAGATAAACCATTCTTAATGCCAGTAGAGGACGTATTCTCAATCACAGGAAGAGGAACAGTTGCAACAGGAAGAGTGGAAAGAGGAGTACTAAAAGTACAAGACGAAGTAGAGTTAGTAGGATTAACAGAAGCACCAAGAAAAGTAGTAGTAACAGGAGTAGAGATGTTCAGAAAATTATTAGACCAAGCACAAGCAGGGGATAATATAGGAGCATTATTAAGAGGAGTACAAAGAAACGAGATAGAAAGAGGACAAGTACTAGCAAAGACTGGATCAGTAAAGGCACACACAAAGTTTACAGCAGAAGTATATGTACTTAAAAAAGAAGAGGGTGGAAGACATACACCATTCTTTGATGGATATAGACCACAATTCTATTTCAGAACAACAGACGTAACAGGAGCTTGTAAGTTACCAGAAGGAATAGAGATGGTAATGCCTGGAGATAACGTAACAATGGAAGTAGACTTAATAAACTCAATAGTTGTAGAAGAGGGATTAAGATTCTCAATAAGAGAAGGTGGAAGAACAGTAGCTTCAGGAGTTGTTGCTACAATAATAGAGTAA